TCTCATCTTTTGGCTCATTAAAgctctgctgcatcccagcccGTGCCTCTGTGTCATCCTTTCCCCTGCACATGCTCACCCAGCACATCCAGTGAGAGAGGTGTTGCTGTGTGGCTCTGGGCAGGCATTGCTGGAAGTGGTATTGCCAGGGCTGTCAACATTGCATTCATTATGTTAATGCGGCATTGATTACTCACATTTAGTATCACCTTTCTAAATTACTCTGCCTCTCTCTACCTGCAAGAATTACCTGATCCCATTCAGCAACCATTGAATACACCAAGAACACTTTTAGTTCTCCCATCAAAGCCTTCTCTGTTGTCACCAAGCCTGTGTCCTCAGCCCTCATGCACAATTAGCCATCTTGGTCAATCTGCATGTATTTCACTTCCCTTGTTAGAGTTCTTTTTGTGTTACAGTCCAGAAGGTAGCACAGCATGCTTGATGCCATCTGGAGAGTGCTGAGCAGAGTGGGATCTTTGCTCCCATCGATGTCCTGTTGACAGTCATGCTCTGATAGCCCAGGGTGTTGATGACAATCCTTGGTGTCCAGGAACACTGCTGGCACTTCCTCCTGTTTTGATGGTGTTACCACAAAAGCACCTCATCCTGGGCCTGACTTTTCAGAGACTGGAGGATGTGATAGGGTTGGCTACGACAAAGCCAACTTCAAATCTGGACTCTGCATGGACAGGTGTCACCGTGTCCTGCAGCACTTCAGCCATTCCCCTCCCTCAGATGATCTTGCACAACCCCTTGAGACCCTCAGCCCACCCCTGATgcttctccctgcctccctctctcCAGGAACTCTCCCAGGAAAAGTTGCATTCTGGAAATCCACAACATCAGAACAGCCAGGGAGAAGAAAGGATTGCAGGCAGACCTTTAAAGAAGACATGGGGATGCTGGAGATTGAAAAgtggatatgagccagcaatgtgtgtttgcagctcagcaactccatcaggtccagGGCTGCACAAAGAGAAACATGGCCTGCAGGTAAAAGGAGAGGATTCTCCACTTCTTATCGGCTCTTGTTAAACTTCACCAGGAATGCTGAATTCATTCTGGAGTCCTCAATTCAAAGCATGCATGGATCTGTTAGAGCAGCTCCAGACAAGGGCTGGGAAAATGATCACACATCGCCCAAAAAGGCTTGAGGGAGATGAGGTTTATgaggcaggagaagggcagGCCCTGGAGAGACCTTAGTGCAGCCTTTGGGTAGGTAAAGGGGATGAATGAAGAAGCTGCAGAGAGACCTTTTCTCAAGGCCTGCAATAATTGGACAAGGAGCAagagttttaaactgaaataggATAAATGCTGAAGGGACATAAGGAGGAATTTTACGGTGGTGAgtgagataagaaacactgggAAACACTTCCTAGAGAATGATGGGGTGTCCCATCTTGGGAAGGGTTCAATGCCAGGTTTGCTCAAACCTCATGTGGTGCAGTGACAGATATCTGTGTCCATGGCAACAGGCTTGGACTAGATAAACATTAATGGTCTCTTCCAACCAAAGCCATTCTAGGATCCCATGGAAAGAGGGGTCTGTGAGAAGGCAGCCCAATGCACTCTGCCCTCCCTTTTAGAACATCCTGTGATAAGATGGGATCTGCCAGAGTCTGATGGGAATGCAGCACCTCTGTCTGGTCAGTGAAACATTGACTGCTGAGCACTTGTGCCACAGTGTTGAgctgagaagggaaaagggaaagaagtgcAAAGAGAGTGGCTGTTTGGACAATGTGGACAATGCAGGGAAATTCTATCCTGCCCCAAAGAGGCAGAAAGATTCAAAACCCAGAGGGTCCCTCGGTGCACACTGAGCACACGCAGTGCCAGCCTGTGTTGACAGCCAGTGCAAAACCAGCCCCAACAACCCCTCCCAGAAACAGCCCTGGGcaacctctctgccctgggagAGTGTCTGCAGGGCAAAGGATGACACAAAGGCATgggctgggatgcagcagaCTTTAATGAGtcaaaagagggagaagagggggaTCCAGGAGGAGGCcacagtgcaggcagcagctttaGCAGGGCAGGCACCTCGTGCCACAGAGGCCACTGCCCAAGCCAGAGAAGCCAAAGCCCCCAGAGTTGATGGGCACTCCCTGAGAGCTGAGGATgttgccaacagcagcagaggtggaggatccCACGGCGGTGTTctgagggaaggagctgaggatggggccgggcagggtcaccagcacGGGCGAGGGCTGGATGGCCACATGGGagtcctggcactgcctgacacaGGGCTCattgcagctgttggccagcggggtggggccgcagggctggcagggccggCACGGGCTGTAGCAGGACATGTCTTGGGGCTGCACGTGCACCTGGcagagagagaagagcagagcagactGTTAGGGTTGTTTCAAGAGCAGCCTCACCACACCGTGAGGGAGATCCTTTCTCTCAGCCCCCGTGAATATCAACAAGAAACCCAAAGGCAGTGATGACCCCACCCAGCCCATAGCTCAGGAGACACCCCGGTCTATGTCCAGCCTTTCTCCACAATACATCTGCCCTCTCCCCTGGTGAGCAGCCTCTAGACACAGCAGGGAGCAAGGAGCGAGGTATATGGTTAGAAGTCCCAGACAAGTACGAGGtggaagagaaaagggaagggggaagggcaCAAGGAGAACCCAGAGGAAGACAAGAAAGGGCTCAAAACTCACCTTGTTCCCAACAAGATGGAGCTGAAGGAGTGGATGGGAGAGTGAGGAGAAGCTCCTGTTTTTATACTGCTCCGGCACTGCCCCAGGCCCACAGTCACTGCATATGGGCAGTAATTTTCCTACAGACTCATCTCCAAAGCAGACTATCCTCCCATATGCCCcaggttgtgttttggtttctgtCAACACTGCCATTTCATTTCCTCATTGCTGACATGGCCATTGGGCCACAGAGAGTCTTTTGAAGTGTTGGGGTGACGGGCCTGAGGCTTTCCCAAGCATGATCACGTCAGTACAGGCAGAAGATGTGCCCCCGTGTGCTGGAGAGGtctgtgcaggcagagcacaTGGCTGTGGGGAAATGTGTGGTGAGCGTTTTTACAAACCCCTGTGAGGAAACGTGGCTGTGTCTTCCCACCAGTGCAATGCCCTCCTGAGTACCTCAAGTCTTCCCTGAATGTGGGCATGCTgcatccctctccctccctgctgcctccctgctcaggcCCGAGTCACTGGGCATTGCCTCTGTAGGCAGGTTTGTTACATCGCTGGTTTCAAACGGCTTTGCCCAAGGAAATCTTCTCCTTCAGGGAAGACATTTCCTGGTTTATTTGGCAGAGTAGTCTCCTCTCATTGCCATCTCTGGGGAACCCCAACCTGTGTTGTCAGCAGGCTTGTGGACGGAGAGAACTGTCCTCTCAAACCCCCTTGCTCACACAGCAAGTCCTGCGGACCCAGGTTCCTCTCCTCTGACACCTGAGGAATATGTTGGCTCCTGGGACATggctctctttcttctcctctcctcacccCATGATGCGCTTTGGCTGCGGCCTTTGCACCCTGACCCAGGGGACACACAGTGTCCTGCCCAGTTTTTCAAAACACACTGTCAGTGCTGAGAACACCCCAGTGCTGCCAAGCAGGTCAGGCTGAGGGCAATGGCCTTtggagctgcctggagctgtggtGTGTGGGGATAGTCCAGTGCTTGAAGATGAACTTCCCAGAAAAGGAGTGGAGTTGCCCAAAGGATTGAGGCCTGGCAGGATCCTGCAGTGCCTTGTGCCTGGGGATGCTCAGAGAGGGAATACACTCAGAAAAGCCCTGGGTACAAAACCAGCTCTGAGACTACACCAAGGACTGATGCACCTCCCTGCCCCGCAGACATGGAGGCAGCTGGGACGCGTCCCAGGAGGGCAAAGGAACGCCTTCAGTAGGCAAATTCTCAGGGAGAGTACAGTGGCAAGTCACACTCTAATTTTGGGTTGGCTGTGTGTCTGCCTCTTGCTGTGAGGCCAGGCCAGGAGTGTGTGCTGTCTGCAGGCTGGTCCAAGGCAGGGCTGAATCCCCTCCAGCAAGGGCAGCTCCATCCTGGCCCTGGGAGAGAGATGCTTGTCAGCTTCCTCAAAGGTCAGGGATGCTTGCAGGACAGACAATGTGTACTGAAAAAGTGGCCTATGCCTGTGTATCCTGCAGATTATGGCACAAAATGTGCAGGAAATCGCACTGTGGGGTGAGAAGAAAGGCAGGAATATTGTCCTGCCCCAAGAGTCGACAGACCCCTCTGACAGAGAGGACAGTGAGGCCAACCCTAAAGGGTGGCTTCAGAAATCACAGAGAGGGCAACAATCACCTTCCACAAGCCTGCTGACAACCCAGGTTGGGGTTCCCAGAGATGGCAATGAGAGGAGACCACTCTGCCAAATAAACCAGGAAATGCCTTCCCTGAAGGAGAAGATTTCCTTGGGCAAAGCCGTTTGAAACCAGCGATGTAACAAACCTGCCTACAGAGGCAATGCCCAGTGACTCGGgcctgagcagggaggcagcagggagggagagggatgcAGCATGCCCACATTCAGGGAAGACTTGAGGTACTCAGGAGGGCATTGCGCTGGTGGGAAGACACAGCCACGTTTCCTCACAGGGGTTTGTAAAAACGCTCACCACACATTTCCCCACAGCCATGCGCTCTGCCTGCACAGACCTCTCCAGCACACGGGGGCACATCTTCTGCCTGTACTGACGTGATCATGCTTGGGAAAGCCTCAGGCCTGTCACCCCAACACTTCAAAAGACTCTCTGTGGCCCAATGGCCATGTCAGCAATGAGGAAATGAAATGGCAGTGTTGACAGAAACCAAAACGCAACCTGGGGCATATGGGAGGACAGTCTGCTTTGGAGATGAGTCTGTAGGAAAATTACTGCCCATATGCAGTGACTGTGGGCCTGGGGCAGTGCCGGAGCAGTATAAAAACAGGAGCTTCTCCTCACTCTCCCATCCACTCCTTCAGCTCCATCTTGTTGGGAACAAGGTGAGTTTTGAGCCCTTTCTTGTCTTCCTCTGGGTTCTCCTTGtgcccttcctccttcccttttctcttccaCCTCGTACTTGTCTGGGACTTCTAACCATATACCTCGCTCCTTGCTCCCTGCTGTGTCTAGAGGCTGCTCACCAGGGGAGAGGGCAGATGTATTGTGGAGAAAGGCTGGACATAGACCGGGGTGTCTCCTGACCTGTGGGCTGGGTGGGGTCATCACTGCCTTTGGGTTTCTTGTTGGTGTTCATGGGGGCTGAGAGAAAGGATCTCCCTCACGGTGTGGTGAGGCTGCTCTTGAAACAACCCTAACagtctgctctgctcttctctctctgCCAGGTGCACGTGCAGCCCCAAGACATGTCCTGCTACAGCCCGTGccggccctgccagccctgcggccccaccccgctggccaacagctgcaatGAGCCCtgtgtcaggcagtgccaggactCCCATGTGGCCATCCAGCCCTCGCCCGTGGTGGtgaccctgcccggccccatcctcagctccttccctcagAACACCGCCGTGggatcctccacctctgctgctgttggcaacATCCTCAGCTCTCAGGGAGTGCCCATCAACTCTGGGGGCTTTGGCCTCTCTGGCTTGGGCAGTGGCCTCTGTGGCACGAGGTGCTTCCCCTGCtaagctgctccctgcactgtgGCCTCCTCCTGGAtccccctcttctccctcttttgaCTCATTAAATtctgctgcatcccagcccATGCCTTTGTGTCATCCTTTGCCCTGCAGACACTctcccagggcagagaggttgCCCAGGGCTGTTTCTGGGAGGGGTTGTTGGGGCTGGT
This sequence is a window from Hirundo rustica isolate bHirRus1 chromosome 27, bHirRus1.pri.v3, whole genome shotgun sequence. Protein-coding genes within it:
- the LOC120763811 gene encoding feather keratin 1-like, giving the protein MSCYSPCRPCQPCGPTPLANSCNEPCVRQCQDSHVAIQPSPVLVTLPGPILSSFPQNTAVGSSTSAAVGNILSSQGVPINSGGFGFSGLGSGLCGTRCLPC
- the LOC120763788 gene encoding feather keratin 1-like, with protein sequence MSCYSPCRPCQPCGPTPLANSCNEPCVRQCQDSHVAIQPSPVVVTLPGPILSSFPQNTAVGSSTSAAVGNILSSQGVPINSGGFGLSGLGSGLCGTRCFPC